The Hydrogenispora ethanolica nucleotide sequence CTGCGGTTCATCGACAAGTCGGCCACCAATCCGCCGCTGGGGCTGCTGACGGTCGCGGCCATGCTGCCGCCGGAATGGGAGCAACGGCTGGTGGATCTGAACGTCAAAAAGCTGGCCGACTCCGATCTGCGCTGGGCCGATTATGTGCTCATCAGCGCGATGGCGGTCCAAAAACCGTCGGCCGTCAAGGTGATCGAACGTTGCCATGCCTTGGGGGTGAAGACCATTGCCGGCGGGCCGCTCTTCACCTCCGACCCGGAAGAGTTTCCCCTCGTCGACCACCTGGTGCTGAACGAGGCGGAATTGACCATGCCGGAGTTCCTGCGCGATCTGGCGAACGGCGCCCCCCGGCGGATCTATACTTCGGAGCAGTGGGCGGACCTGACGCAGACCCCGGTGCCCCGCTGGGATCTGGTGGATCTGAGGCGTTACGCCTCGACCTGCCTCCAATACTCGCGCGGTTGCCCGTTCAATTGCGACTTCTGCGATATCACCGCGCTTTACGGCCGGGTGCAGCGGACCAAGACCGCGGCCCAGGTCCTGGCGGAGCTGGAGAGCTTATACCATAAGGGCTGGCGCGGCAATGTCTTCATGGTGGACGACAATTTCATCGGCAATACCCAAAAGCTCAAAACGGAGCTGCTTCCGGCGCTGACCGAGTGGATGGAGCGGCATCGTTTTCCCTTCACCTTCTATACCCAGCTCTCGATCAACCTGGCTGACGATGAGGAGCTGATGCGGCGGATGGTGGCGGCCGGCTTCGATACCGTTTTCATCGGCATCGAAACGCCGCACGAGGAGAGCCTGGCCGAATGCCACAAGAATCAGAATAAGCGGCGCGACCTGGTGGCGGCGGTCAAGAAGATCCAGCACTTCGGCTTGCAGGTATTGGGCGGCTTTATCATCGGTTTCGATCACGACCCGCCGACCATCTTCGAGAAGCAGATCGAATTCATCCAGAAGAGCGGGATCGTCACCGCCATGGTCGGCCTGTTGAACGCGATGCGCGGCACGCTGCTCTATCAAAGGCTGCAGCAAGAGGAGCGCCTGCTTGAGCGGGACGGCGGGAACAATACCGACGGTTCACTGAACTTCATCCCCAAAATGCCGCGGGAGCTCCTGGTGAACGGCTACCGCAAAGTGGTGGACACCATTTACGCTCCGGAATATTACTACCGCCGGGTCAAGGAGTTCCTCAAGGAGTACCGGCCCTTCCCCAGGAAAGCGCTCCGGCTCAGCTGGCGCGATCTCTACGCCTTGACCCGGGCCTTCGTCTCCATTGGAATCTTCGGCGAGGAACGGCTCTATTTCTGGAAACTGCTGGGCTGGACGATGCTCAAGCGGCCGCAGTCATTCCCGCTGGCGGTCACCTGTTCGATCTATGGTTTTCACTTCCGGAAAGTATTCGCGGAGCTGAAACCGTCGTAAAATCTCACTTGACCACCCGTCCCGACGCTTCGAACAAGCAATGAACGGACCATTCCCGCAGGAGTGGTCTTTTTTGCATGATTGGAGTGATTTGGGCGCTCAAGATTGCAGGGTTTGCCGGCCGAGTGTCGAAGATATTGGCAAGCTTTGAGGAAAATGCTGGTGGGACTTCCAGGGAAAGCGGATTCCCTGGCCGTGAACCGCGGGAGCCCGGAAGCTTCGATATCATGGGAGAGGGTGTTCGGAATGGATGAGAACGTATTGCGGGAGATCAGCGCCAGCTGGCGGGGGGCCAGGTATCCGGTGGTCTTGACCGGAGCGGGGATCAGCACCGAGTCGGGGGTGCCTGATTTTCGCTCGTCCAAGGGATTATGGCGGCAGACGCCGGAAGAACTGTCGTCCATCACCATGTTGGAGCGGAAGCCGGAGCTCTTCTATCCGTTCTACCAGGACCGGATCCGCAATATCCTGGCGGCCGGACCCAACGCGGGCCATTTCGGGCTGAGCCGGCTGATGGAGCACGGCTATCTCAGAGTGCTGATCACCCAGAATATCGACGGCTATCACCAGCTCGCGGGCGCGCCAGAAGTGCTGGAACTGCACGGGACCCTACGCAAGGTGAGCTGCATGCGCTGCCACGCCGCTTTCGACAGCCGGCAGATGTTGCCGGAGGCGGAAGATGAGACGTTGACGCCGGGAGTGGGGCCGGAGTGCCAGTGCCCCGAATGCGGCGGCAGACTGCGGCCGGACATTGTGCTATTCGGCGAGGGATTGCCGGAACGGGCCTGGGAGAAGGCGATGCGGGCGGCGCGGCGCGCCGATCTTTTTGTGGTCGTCGGCTCCTCGCTGACGGTCGGCCCCGCCAACCTCTTACCGGAGTGGGCGGCCGATGCCGGAGCGCGGTTGCTCATCATCAACCGGGAAGCCACACCCTTGGACCGCCTGGCCCGCTGGGTGGTGCGGGAAAGTGCCGGAGCGGTCATCTCTGCTCTGGTTGACAGCATTTTGGCAGAGCCGGTATGAGCACGGCCCCACGGCGGCTTGGATCTGTTTATTTGGACCCGGCGACCTTGGGCCGGAGCAAATAGGGCACGATCACCGCGTGCCAGGTGTTGCCGATCATCTCCAGCGCGAAATAGAACAGCGCCAGGCTGGACACGGCGTAGATCCCCCGCAATACCCGTTTGCCCACGTAGTTGCGGGCCAAAGCGACAAAGACCGCGAATCCGAGACACCAGAGCGCTCCGCCGAGGATGAACCCCAGGAAAAAGGCACAGAGCGTCATCCCGTCCAACGACTGGCTATGCGGCAGCAACCCGCCCCCCACGCCGCTCCAGAAGGCGATCCCCAGCGGACTCGCCAGCGAGAAGAAGACGCCGGTGCTGAAGTTCTTGGTGCACTGGCCGGAATCGTCCTCCGCTGAACGGTCCTTTAATTTCTGCGCTTCATTCAGCGAGAGCCAGGCCAGCCGCAGCAGAAAGGTCGCCCCGACAATGGTCAGGAGAATCCGCATCTCTACGATATGTATCAGTAAAGCCGTACCGGTCAGGCCGATGATCGCCCAGATCAGATCGCCGATCAAGGCGCCGGCTTGTACTTTAAAACAAGGCCGGAATCCGTAGCGCAGTCCCCGCCGCAACGATTCGGTATTCACCGCTCCCGGCGCCGCATTATAGGCCAGGCCCAATCCCACCGCTGTCCAAAACAGTTCCATCTTGAAAATTTCCTCCGTTGTTCCTTACGGGCGGCTCCACGCCCAAAATTCAACCTGAAAAGTAACCGCCAATTCATAAGTATACCGGGTCCGGGCGGCCGGTTCAAGATCCGGTTCTTCCAAACCGCATTAAAAGCGTTGTGATAAACCCCGTCCGAAGGTCGGGGCGTTCACAAAAGCTCAGAGAAGCAAGTGATAAAGTCGATTTTTTATCCTTTGAAAGAGTGATTTCCGAATTTGAGGACTTTATCACATGGCTTCTAAAAACGATGAGTTTCGGATGGGCCGAACGCATGGAGCGGAATCATTTTACGCGTCGGCTTCATTCCATGCCACGCTACTAAGGTTTGAAAGATATTGCAAATGATTTTCATTATATTTCAACATCAATCATAGCCATCTACAAACATCAATGTGCATTAAACGGCATTTATATCAAACGGAAGGATAAACCTCGAAAAGATAACCCAAAATTTCGGCAAAAGTATTGCATGATTTATCAAACTATGTCATTATTATTAATATAAAACTGCAAAACAATTCACGGGTTTGGGGATGCGATTCAATTCATTTCGTTTCGTTAGAAACCACCCAGCGTTTCATATTAAACCAGTTTGAACATTTCGTCATTTTGATCGAAGGAGGATTTGCATGGCACCCATCAATCAGGAAGCGACGTTGCCGGCCGAAAGAAGAAAAAGGCTCCTAGAGTATATTCAGCAGAACCGGAGCGGTCGTATTGAAGAACTCGCCGCCGTATTGGATGTTTCGGAGGCTACGGTCCGGCGCGACCTTTCCGTCCTGGAAACGGAAGGATTGATCAGCCGTACCTACGGCGGAGCGATTTTGCCCGAGAGCAGCACTGCCTTTGAGCGGCTTTATCCGGAAAAAAGATTGCTCTGCTCTGAAGAAAAGCGGGCAATCGGCTTGGAAGCCGCTTCCCTGGTGAACGACGGGGAAACTTTGATCCTCGATTCCGGGTCGACCACCTTTGAGATTGCCCGGAACCTGAGCAATCATAAGAACTTGACCATCATCACCTATGATCTCTTCATCGCCAGCACTATCACCTATGATCCCTCAACCACCGTGATTGTCACCGGCGGTAGCCGCCGCGAAGGGTTTAATGTACTGGTTGGCCCGATCGCCGAGGATCTCTTGCGTCAGGTCCGGGTGAACAAGGCTTTCCTGGGAGCGGACGCCGTCGACATCGTTCAAGGAATCACCAACGCCACGTTTATCGAGGTTCAGATCAAACGGTTAATCATTGAAGCCGCCAGCCAAGTATATCTCGCCGCCGACCATTCCAAATTCGGCCATGCCGCGCTGGCCAAAGTTTGCGCATTCGATCAGATCGACCATGTAATCACGGATTCCGGCATCGATGAATCCATCTTGCAAGGACTGCAGCAACTGGGAATTCCGACCACCTTGGCCGCGCTGTGAGGGATCATTCGTATCGGCCCTGGCCGGCCGTTTCTCTGAAATAAATCGTTTGACAATACATCAAAGGAGTAGATTACCATGAATTGGTTGACCGAAGTATTAGGAACTCAGAAACCGATCATCGCCATGTGTCATTTCCCGGCATTGCCCGGAGATCCGTCCTATGACAAGCAGGGCGGCATCACCAAGGTGGTGGAGGAGGCGCGGCGCGAGCTGCTGTCCCTGCAGGAAGGGGGAGTCGACGCCATCATGTTTTCCAATGAATTCAGCCTTCCTTACCTGACCAAAGTCCGGACTGAAACCGTGGCGGCCATGGCCCGGATCATCGGTCAACTGATGCCGGAGATTAAAGTGCCGTTTGGGGTCAATGTATTATGGGATCCCGCCGCTTCACTGGATTTGGCTGTCGCCACCGGCGCCAAATTTGTGCGGGAGATCTTCACCGGCGTTTATGCCAGCGATTTCGGCTTATGGAATACCAACTGCGGTGAGGTAATCCGTCACCAGCACGCCATCGGGGCCGAAAACGTCAAATTGCTGTTTAATATCGTGCCGGAGGCCGCGAAGTACCTTGGCGAACGGAGCATTACCGAGATAGCGCGAACCACCGTGTTTAACAATCAACCCGATGCCTTATGCGTCTCGGGGCTGACCGCCGGCAGCGAGACTTCGCTCCAAACCCTGCAGCTCGTAAAGGAAGCGGTTCCCGGGACGATCATCTTTGCCAACACCGGCGTCCGCCTGGACAACCTGGAGCAGCAATTGAGCGTCGCCGATGGCGCCGTCGTGGGCACGGCTTTCAAAGCGGACGGGGTATTCCACAACCGGGTCGACGTGCAGCGGGTCAAGGCATTCATGGATCGGGTCAGGGCTTTTCGGGCCAATTTGAAATAAGTTTCGGACTGCCGGTCGCAAAATGAACGGGAGAATCCGGACACCTGACATCGGGCGGGGAGGTGAGCGGTCGTTCAGCGAAAGGTACCACTAAAAAATTTAATGGAGGGATATCAGGTGAAAAAGTACATATCGATTCTGTTCGTCCTCGGTTTACTGGCATTGTTACTCGGTCCGGCCAATCTTCAAACTCAAAGCTCGGCGGCGAAGAAGTATACCATTGCAACGGTAGTTAAATTAAGCGGCGTGCAGTGGTTTAACCGCATGGAAGAAGGGGTCAAGAAGTTCGGCAAAGACACCGGTAACGAAACATTCCAGCAAGGACCGCCTAAAGCGGATGCCGC carries:
- a CDS encoding BtpA/SgcQ family protein, with the protein product MNWLTEVLGTQKPIIAMCHFPALPGDPSYDKQGGITKVVEEARRELLSLQEGGVDAIMFSNEFSLPYLTKVRTETVAAMARIIGQLMPEIKVPFGVNVLWDPAASLDLAVATGAKFVREIFTGVYASDFGLWNTNCGEVIRHQHAIGAENVKLLFNIVPEAAKYLGERSITEIARTTVFNNQPDALCVSGLTAGSETSLQTLQLVKEAVPGTIIFANTGVRLDNLEQQLSVADGAVVGTAFKADGVFHNRVDVQRVKAFMDRVRAFRANLK
- a CDS encoding B12-binding domain-containing radical SAM protein — its product is MKILLVYPGYPETFWSFKYALRFIDKSATNPPLGLLTVAAMLPPEWEQRLVDLNVKKLADSDLRWADYVLISAMAVQKPSAVKVIERCHALGVKTIAGGPLFTSDPEEFPLVDHLVLNEAELTMPEFLRDLANGAPRRIYTSEQWADLTQTPVPRWDLVDLRRYASTCLQYSRGCPFNCDFCDITALYGRVQRTKTAAQVLAELESLYHKGWRGNVFMVDDNFIGNTQKLKTELLPALTEWMERHRFPFTFYTQLSINLADDEELMRRMVAAGFDTVFIGIETPHEESLAECHKNQNKRRDLVAAVKKIQHFGLQVLGGFIIGFDHDPPTIFEKQIEFIQKSGIVTAMVGLLNAMRGTLLYQRLQQEERLLERDGGNNTDGSLNFIPKMPRELLVNGYRKVVDTIYAPEYYYRRVKEFLKEYRPFPRKALRLSWRDLYALTRAFVSIGIFGEERLYFWKLLGWTMLKRPQSFPLAVTCSIYGFHFRKVFAELKPS
- a CDS encoding DeoR/GlpR family DNA-binding transcription regulator, with protein sequence MAPINQEATLPAERRKRLLEYIQQNRSGRIEELAAVLDVSEATVRRDLSVLETEGLISRTYGGAILPESSTAFERLYPEKRLLCSEEKRAIGLEAASLVNDGETLILDSGSTTFEIARNLSNHKNLTIITYDLFIASTITYDPSTTVIVTGGSRREGFNVLVGPIAEDLLRQVRVNKAFLGADAVDIVQGITNATFIEVQIKRLIIEAASQVYLAADHSKFGHAALAKVCAFDQIDHVITDSGIDESILQGLQQLGIPTTLAAL
- a CDS encoding LysE family transporter; the encoded protein is MELFWTAVGLGLAYNAAPGAVNTESLRRGLRYGFRPCFKVQAGALIGDLIWAIIGLTGTALLIHIVEMRILLTIVGATFLLRLAWLSLNEAQKLKDRSAEDDSGQCTKNFSTGVFFSLASPLGIAFWSGVGGGLLPHSQSLDGMTLCAFFLGFILGGALWCLGFAVFVALARNYVGKRVLRGIYAVSSLALFYFALEMIGNTWHAVIVPYLLRPKVAGSK
- a CDS encoding SIR2 family NAD-dependent protein deacylase, which codes for MDENVLREISASWRGARYPVVLTGAGISTESGVPDFRSSKGLWRQTPEELSSITMLERKPELFYPFYQDRIRNILAAGPNAGHFGLSRLMEHGYLRVLITQNIDGYHQLAGAPEVLELHGTLRKVSCMRCHAAFDSRQMLPEAEDETLTPGVGPECQCPECGGRLRPDIVLFGEGLPERAWEKAMRAARRADLFVVVGSSLTVGPANLLPEWAADAGARLLIINREATPLDRLARWVVRESAGAVISALVDSILAEPV